CCCCAGGTGAGGCCTCCAGCCCCATTCATTTGTCCAGGGAGGCTTACTGCACTGTGCAGTTAAAGTGGCCTCTGCTGGGTGCTTATGGTCACACTGAGGTCCAGCTAACATGTGGCAGACTCCAAACCCAGCACTCCTCCTGCCACCAATCCCAGCCACATCAGTCTGCGCTCTCTCCTCCCCATGACAACCCAGCTCTGGAATCTGGCCATTAGCCAGGAACTTCAGACTTTTTGGGTCCCAGCATTCTGCTCTCCTCTTAAAGGGCCACGTCTAGCTGAATGTCTTGGAGAGGGAAGGTGAAGGACCTGGGAGTGGAGGCACTGGGAGGTAGGTCCAGCAGGGAGGCACTAAGGCCAGGACCATGTGCTGAGCCTCACCCCACACTTTCACACCACTTCCCCTTCCTATTGCCTTCGCCGGGCACGTGCACCTCCTCTTTATCAAAATCCTTCCCATCCTTCCTGGCCCTTCTCAGGGGCCTCCTTCAGTTGTGTCCCTGATTTCCTCATTAGAGTCAGTATGTCCCTCGGAGCCCTGATAGTGCTTTAACTGCTCTAAGGCAATAGCTACCTTTTGCTACATCTCACAGTATTTAGGTACACATTTGTCTTGTTCACCAGAGGCTCCCAGAGGTCAGAAAGGATATCCTATCCCACTTGTATTCTTCGTGGTGCCTATCATAATGAATTGATTTGGTTGAAGTTTAATCTCAGCTCAACCACCAACGAGCTGTGTGGCCTCCATAAGTCCTTTCCCCCTTTGAACCTCATACTTCTAATTCTTTAATAAGTGGTAGACCAGACGTCTCTAAGGTGCTTTCCATGTGAGCTCTGAGGTTCTATGGCTCTGTACGTGAAAGGAAAAGGGAGGCTGGAATCTGAGTTGTCCATTTAGCCCCATCTCTCCTGTGGCCCTCTGTCCACAAGGCCTTGGGAAAGGATAGAGAGGTGGGACATCTGATGAAGCCAGTCTGGGGGATCCAGGACTGGGAGTGAGAAGCAGGTTAGCCCTTGAACCAGGCCCCAGCTTGAACTGGGCTGCCTGCCTCAGTCTCTTCACAGAGCCCTCTGAGCCCCTCCCCGAGGAGCCCAAACCCGTGGAGATGTCCTTCCACCACTGCCACAGGGACCCTCTGCCACAGCCAGGTCTCACCCCTGAGAGGCTGCAGGCACAGAGGCAGCTGTGTGCCGCCTGTGCTGTGTGCTGCGTCTTCATGGCCGGGGAAGTAGTCGGTAAGTCGGAAAGCAGTCCCTCCAACACCATCCTCCGGACGCCTGCCTAAGCCACTTCCCACCCGGAGTCCCAGGAGTGTTCCTGGGTGGAGATGCAGAGAAGGTGGGGATGGCTGGGACGGGGGAGGTGGGTGCCCAGGACTCAGGAAGTGGGAGAGGGCGAGGGACAGCACCAAGGGAATTCAGGGCTGGCTCATCAGTATGAACTGGTCTTGTAAAAGCcctattttcttcttattaaaatacgttattgtggggaattccctagtggttaggactccgcgctttcactgctgagggcgcaggttcaatccctggtcggggaactaagatcccacaagctgcgcggcgTGGTCAAAAAAATGTTATTGTAGAAAAACTGTGAAACTGTGAAAACTGTGAAAATGTGaatgagtgaaaagaaaaaaaacccaaaaacccacGTGTAATCCCATTACCAGAGAAAAACTGCTGTTCACATTTTGGTGTGTGTCCCCCCGTCTCTTTTCCATGCCTCTACACACACCGCATGATATTTTCTAAATGGACCAGACCATATATCGCTTTACCCTTACAGGTGGGTATTTGGCGCACAGCCTGGCCATTATGACTGACGCAGCCCACCTGTTGGCAGATGTGGGCAGCATGATGGGcagcctcttctccctctggctcTCTACCCGTCCAGCCACCCGCACCATGACCTTTGGCTGGCACCGCTCAGGTAAGGCCCCTGCATGGTCTGATGACCCACCCAGTCTTGCCGGAAGGTACCTCTCAGGGTCCTGGGCAGCCCTCTGATAGCTTGTCTTCCCCTGCAGAGACTCTGGGGGCTTTGGCCTCTGTGGTCTCCCTCTGGATGGTCACTGGCATCCTCCTGTACCTGGCCTTCATCCGCCTGCTGCACAGCGACTACCACATCGAGGGGGGTGCCATGCTGCTGACCGCCAGCGTCGCAGTCTGTGCCAATCTGCTGTACGTTCCAGTGTGGAGCAGGCACCTGTGGGATTCAGGGCGAGCGCTCCTCCTCCAGGATGGGAGAGCAGGCTCTCCTCTCCCGGACAGACTCGCAGCACGCACATGCTGTTCTCATCTCTCTGCTCTAGGGATGCCTGAGAAGGGGCTGGGGTAGAGACCTAAAATTCAGAGTCAAAAGACCTTTGTTAAAGGCCTGCTGTGTACTGGCCACCCTGCTGGGGGCTGTCATCAGCACTGTCTCATTTAAAGCTCACAACCACCCCATGAGGTAGGTAGTATCGCTTCTGGTATACAGTTAATCAGATAGACCCCAAGAGGTGACCAGGGGACTTGCCCAGGGCACATAGCTACTTTAGTAGCAGGGCCAGGATCTGAATCCACGCCTCTGGCACCACGTATTCTTGCCCCCAGGCTGCATTACTTGTCTCTCTTGGACCGTATTGTCTCTTTCCTGGGACTGGGAAAATAGGGagaaaatagatggagagagggCTCCTGGGGAGGTGAGAGGAGGAGGTGTGGAAGTGGGCAGAGGAGCCTGGAAGCAGGTCACCTGGGCTGAGCTGCTCTGCTTCCCCCTCAGAATGGCCTTTGTGCTGCACCAGGCTGGGCCCCACCACAGCCACGGGTCCAGGGGGGCAGAGTATGCACCGCTGGAGGAGGGGCCCGGGGAGCCCCTGCCCCTGGGGAACACCAGCGTCCGGGCGGCCTTTGTGCACGTGCTGGGGGACCTTCTGCAGAGCCTTGGGGTGCTGGCCGCCTCCATCCTCATCTACTTCAAGGTACCATCTGTGCAAGCCTGCCCCAGCCTTCCTCCCCCAattccaccccccagcccctccttccctggacccccacccaccccactccaTCTCCCAGCTCCCCAGGACTCCTGGCCCAGGGTTATAGTCCTTTCACCCCAGCAGGGTTCTCAGGGGCTCTCAGGTCCTGTATGTCCAGGAGGCCCCTGGGTCTTCCTCTGAAAGGCCCCTGACTCCCAGGCTTAGAGCTCTCTTTCTCTACAGCCTCAGTACAAGGCAGCTGACCCCATCAGcacctttctcttctccatctgtgcCCTTGGATCCACCGCTCCCACCCTCCGAGATGTTCTCCGCGTCCTCATGGAAGGTGAGTCAGACgccactgctccccaccccccgggGCCCTTTCTGACCTCACCCCAGGACTAGGCGCCTCTGTTTTCTCTGGAGAAAGTGTGGGGAGAAGGCCTATTGGTGGAAGGAGGGTTCAGGGATGGGGTAAACTGTGGGGATCAACAGGGTGAGTGGTACAGGATGGGGGAGGTGGGGTCCTGGCCTCTGGGCGGGAGTGACCCTGGCAATAAGGCATGGTGGGTGTTGCTTGCAGGTACCCCCCGAAGTGTGGGGTTTGAACCTGTGCGGGATACCCTGTTGTCAGTGCCAGGAGTTCGGGCAACCCACGAGCTGCACCTGTGGTCCCTTACACTTACTTACCATGTTGCCTCCGCACACCTGGCGATTGGTGAGTCCACACTGACCCCAGCCAGTTACTTTCCAGAAACATTTCTCCCTTCCCGTACCACCATCCAAACATAGAAAGATGGTCTGAATTAACTGCGcatgtttccatctctctgtcttttgtatctctctctccttctctctttctctctctctctctctctctctctctctctctctctctctctcggggAGGTTTCACTCTCTCTGAAGTAGTACTGGGAACCAGCAACCCTTTAAAAGGTCACTGGTACCTACAGGTCTCGTGATGGGGCACAGTTAGGTAAATTACGGCTCCTCCACTCAGTGGAGTAtcatgtaacttttaaaaattgatgattATGAAGACTGTAGGGCAACTAGGGAAAATGTTTATGATATAATGCTAAGAGAGAAAGCGGAATATAAAATTTTAGCTACATTATGgttcaactatttaaaatatatatggtgACTCACAAGCTGACAAAGAATTTTTGAGTTTCTTCCAGATGCAAGAAGCAATCAGAGACATGCAATTTGGATGCCAAAAATATTATACTTTGTAGGATATTTGATGGTAACTCTAGAGGGACAATGAGAACAGAATATTTAACATCTGGAATGTCGTGGAAAAGCGGGTGGTATGGCTGCTGAAATACACAGCTGTATACTGATACTCAAAGAgcagaagagaatagaaaaatgacGGTCTAGTGTGTTAGCCTAGTCGATTAGGGATGAGTCTGTCTGATCTTTTTGACAGTTTTACACTGTTCATacaatatatagagaaaataaagcttCCCATTCAATCTTGGCTTTCATGCCATGCAAACCCCTGGGTCCCCTTCACCCATCCTTATCTGGGCCCCTGGCTGGTTCCCAATTCCCCTGGAAACCTGCTGCCTCTTATCACTCCCCCGCAGACTCCACGGCTGACTCTGAAGCCGTCCTGGCTGAAGCCACATCCCGGCTCCGCTCCCGGTTTGGATTCTCCAGCTCTACCCTGCAGGTCGAGCAGTACCAGCCTGAGATGGCCCAGTGCCTGCGCTGCAGGGAGCCCCCCCAAGCCTGAGCCACGGCCGCACCCTCACCCCACTGCCAGGCCCAGGCTCAGCCCTGGACTCTCAGCAACTGCCTCCCTGCTCACGGAGAAGGGACGGAGCTGGGTCCGTACCCTTCCTCTCTGCCCGCTTCCACCTGCCAACCCCCCAGCCCCAGTGGGCAAGACCAAAGTGTGTGTGGGGAGTGGAGCCAGGGTCAGGCTGAACAGGGAAGTCAGGGCAGTCGGGGTGTGTAGAAGTCCTGTGGTCCCTGCTCCCCGTGCTCGGGGGAGCCCCCAGCCTCCTTTCCGTGCAGTTCATTTGTCTGTGTggcaggctggctggctggctggctggctggaggaTCTGCCTGTCTTTGTGCTGTTGGTGTGCCTAAGCCTGGGGGAGGTCAGCAGGGGTCCCCTCCCCATGTGGCTCTCTCTCTGCCTATGCAGGAGCCCCAAAGCCTGCACGTTGTCCGTGTGTTCTAGCCttatggttttgtgtgtgtgtgtgtgtgtgtgtgtcttggtgCTGTggcctgtgtgtctctgtgcctGTGTGGCTGTGCTATGGTCTCTATGAGTCTGCACCATCCATGTGTCTGTTTGGGGGTCTGTCTGGCCATCCCTCTGTTGGTGCTGTGCCCTCGGCTCTCCCAGAGAGAGGGAGGACTCCGCCGCAGCTCTGCCAATAAACTTGTATCTAACTGCACCTTTCAGCCCCTGTGCTGACTCCTCAGGAGGGGGACACAGAACCGGTCACCTGGGAACGGATAGAATCCCTCAGCCAGAGTGACCTTGCACAGCCCCCCTacccccttcccaccctctccaCCTCTCCACCCTCAAATATCCATTCTGATGTAGGCTGAAACCCGCCAGTCCCTTTACTGCCTTCCCCTACTTGGCAGTGTGCTC
The sequence above is drawn from the Tursiops truncatus isolate mTurTru1 chromosome 14, mTurTru1.mat.Y, whole genome shotgun sequence genome and encodes:
- the SLC30A3 gene encoding probable proton-coupled zinc antiporter SLC30A3 isoform X2; the protein is MEPSPATGGSETTRLVSPRDRGGAGGGLRLKSLFTEPSEPLPEEPKPVEMSFHHCHRDPLPQPGLTPERLQAQRQLCAACAVCCVFMAGEVVDVGSMMGSLFSLWLSTRPATRTMTFGWHRSETLGALASVVSLWMVTGILLYLAFIRLLHSDYHIEGGAMLLTASVAVCANLLMAFVLHQAGPHHSHGSRGAEYAPLEEGPGEPLPLGNTSVRAAFVHVLGDLLQSLGVLAASILIYFKPQYKAADPISTFLFSICALGSTAPTLRDVLRVLMEGTPRSVGFEPVRDTLLSVPGVRATHELHLWSLTLTYHVASAHLAIDSTADSEAVLAEATSRLRSRFGFSSSTLQVEQYQPEMAQCLRCREPPQA
- the SLC30A3 gene encoding probable proton-coupled zinc antiporter SLC30A3 isoform X3 translates to MEPSPATGGSETTRLVSPRDRGGAGGGLRLKSLFTEPSEPLPEEPKPVEMSFHHCHRDPLPQPGLTPERLQAQRQLCAACAVCCVFMAGEVVGGYLAHSLAIMTDAAHLLADVGSMMGSLFSLWLSTRPATRTMTFGWHRSETLGALASVVSLWMVTGILLYLAFIRLLHSDYHIEGGAMLLTASVAVCANLLMAFVLHQAGPHHSHGSRGAEYAPLEEGPGEPLPLGNTSVRAAFVHVLGDLLQSLGVLAASILIYFKPQYKAADPISTFLFSICALGSTAPTLRDVLRVLMEGTPRSVGFEPVRDTLLSVPGVRATHELHLWSLTLTYHVASAHLAIDARSNQRHAIWMPKILYFVGYLMVTLEGQ
- the SLC30A3 gene encoding probable proton-coupled zinc antiporter SLC30A3 isoform X1, translated to MEPSPATGGSETTRLVSPRDRGGAGGGLRLKSLFTEPSEPLPEEPKPVEMSFHHCHRDPLPQPGLTPERLQAQRQLCAACAVCCVFMAGEVVGGYLAHSLAIMTDAAHLLADVGSMMGSLFSLWLSTRPATRTMTFGWHRSETLGALASVVSLWMVTGILLYLAFIRLLHSDYHIEGGAMLLTASVAVCANLLMAFVLHQAGPHHSHGSRGAEYAPLEEGPGEPLPLGNTSVRAAFVHVLGDLLQSLGVLAASILIYFKPQYKAADPISTFLFSICALGSTAPTLRDVLRVLMEGTPRSVGFEPVRDTLLSVPGVRATHELHLWSLTLTYHVASAHLAIDSTADSEAVLAEATSRLRSRFGFSSSTLQVEQYQPEMAQCLRCREPPQA
- the SLC30A3 gene encoding probable proton-coupled zinc antiporter SLC30A3 isoform X4 yields the protein MSFHHCHRDPLPQPGLTPERLQAQRQLCAACAVCCVFMAGEVVGGYLAHSLAIMTDAAHLLADVGSMMGSLFSLWLSTRPATRTMTFGWHRSETLGALASVVSLWMVTGILLYLAFIRLLHSDYHIEGGAMLLTASVAVCANLLMAFVLHQAGPHHSHGSRGAEYAPLEEGPGEPLPLGNTSVRAAFVHVLGDLLQSLGVLAASILIYFKPQYKAADPISTFLFSICALGSTAPTLRDVLRVLMEGTPRSVGFEPVRDTLLSVPGVRATHELHLWSLTLTYHVASAHLAIDSTADSEAVLAEATSRLRSRFGFSSSTLQVEQYQPEMAQCLRCREPPQA